One region of Purpureocillium takamizusanense chromosome 4, complete sequence genomic DNA includes:
- a CDS encoding uncharacterized protein (SMCOG1199:NmrA family protein~antiSMASH:Cluster_4.5~COG:G~COG:M~EggNog:ENOG503NUKU), translating to MLRLLTFPSQPVPMPQILAVFGATGVQGSSVIDHVLNDADLSQQYRVRAITRDPDSERANQLKARGVEIMQGNVSDRESMRNALAGAHTVFLMTTPGFGPNAIDIEFNAAKNVADMSAETGVQFIIFSTLPSVAEISHGKYTKLTMFDAKAKAESYIRKLPINSAFYSPGSFMENWITFAAPKRESEGSSTFIMAQHTSPNTTIPLIDAAEDTGKFIVSILSNPEKYRGKTLSGAERLYSLDDIAGAIGKASNKDVIYKQISVDEFLQSGQFGAETIVELLSYFEEFGYYGDDTQGLVASAADNTRGKLTTLDEFLEKRSPRLR from the coding sequence ATGCTGAGGCTACTGACCTTCCCATCTCAGCCCGTCCCAATGCCTCAGATTCTCGCCGTTTTCGGCGCTACCGGTGTCCAAGGCAGCTCCGTCATTGACCATGTCCTCAATGATGCTGATCTCTCACAGCAATACAGAGTTCGTGCCATCACACGCGACCCAGACTCGGAAAGAGCGAATCAGCTCAAGGCCAGAGGCGTTGAGATTATGCAAGGGAATGTCTCTGACCGGGAGTCCATGAGAAATGCCCTGGCTGGTGCCCACACTGTCTTTCTTATGACGACCCCTGGTTTTGGTCCCAATGCTATCGATATTGAATTCAACGCTGCCAAAAACGTCGCCGACATGTCAGCCGAAACGGGCGTGCAGTTCATCATCTTCAGCACGCTGCCATCTGTGGCCGAGATCTCGCACGGCAAATACACAAAACTCACCATGTTCGACGCGAAGGCCAAAGCCGAAAGCTACATCCGCAAGCTTCCTATCAACAGCGCATTTTACTCGCCTGGCTCATTCATGGAAAATTGGATTACGTTTGCCGCCCCGAAAAGGGAGTCCGAGGGAAGCAGTACCTTCATCATGGCGCAGCATACTTCTCCCAACACCACGATCCCGCTTAttgacgcggccgaggataCCGGCAAGTTCATTGTCTCCATCCTCTCAAACCCGGAAAAGTATAGGGGAAAAACACTCAGCGGAGCGGAGAGGCTGTATAGCCTTGACGACATCGCGGGTGCAATAGGCAAGGCGTCAAACAAGGACGTCATTTACAAACAGATATCGGTCGATGAATTCCTGCAGAGCGGGCAATTTGGGGCCGAGACGATCGTGGAGCTATTAAGCTACTTTGAAGAATTTGGGTACTATGGCGACGAT